The following proteins are encoded in a genomic region of Pelotomaculum isophthalicicum JI:
- a CDS encoding helix-turn-helix domain-containing protein translates to MDQKIIGANLRRIREAKGWTQSQVADLAGISRVAYRNIENCNSIPKVSTLQNIASGVGVKLQDLLVPVRTLKKVRFRASKKMNSRDNILIEIGRWLDDFNYLEKLLDDRKDYRFKALTRKLSSMDRGDDRAKYAAEQARRIIRLKENEPIRDIAGLLESCGIKVYPLILVSDGFFGLSVAKEDGGPAVIVNVWERISVERWIFSAAHELGHLLLHLDTYDIEESAEDEDQENEANVFASHFLMPEKAFKSEWDDTYGLSFVDRVLKVKRIFQVSYKTVLYRLSESMGNSIWGKFQSAYKQRSGKTLSIKDEPEALSPDKFQQSPEVLRSQEPDSLSPSHFVEDRLSRLVRKAIEKDEITMSRGAEILRFDLETMRDIVSSWV, encoded by the coding sequence ATGGATCAAAAAATTATTGGCGCAAACTTACGTAGGATCCGCGAGGCAAAGGGTTGGACTCAATCCCAAGTAGCCGATCTTGCCGGGATTTCAAGAGTTGCTTACCGGAATATTGAAAACTGCAACTCAATCCCAAAAGTATCAACCTTACAAAATATTGCTTCAGGTGTTGGAGTAAAACTTCAGGACCTGCTTGTTCCGGTACGTACCTTAAAGAAAGTAAGATTTCGTGCATCCAAAAAGATGAACAGCCGGGACAATATTTTAATTGAAATAGGACGGTGGCTTGATGATTTTAATTACCTGGAAAAATTACTAGATGACCGTAAAGATTATCGGTTCAAAGCTCTTACCAGGAAATTGTCTTCGATGGACAGAGGAGATGATAGAGCTAAGTATGCAGCCGAACAAGCAAGAAGAATAATTAGGCTCAAAGAAAATGAGCCTATCCGTGATATCGCTGGTTTGCTAGAATCATGCGGAATAAAAGTGTACCCTCTTATTCTTGTTTCAGACGGTTTCTTTGGTTTATCTGTTGCCAAAGAAGATGGAGGTCCTGCAGTAATCGTTAATGTATGGGAACGAATTTCCGTTGAACGGTGGATTTTTAGCGCCGCTCACGAACTAGGCCATTTGCTTCTCCATCTGGACACCTACGACATAGAAGAAAGTGCTGAAGACGAAGACCAGGAAAATGAAGCAAATGTCTTTGCTTCCCATTTTTTAATGCCGGAAAAAGCTTTTAAATCAGAATGGGACGATACTTACGGCTTATCCTTTGTCGACCGAGTCCTTAAAGTAAAGCGAATATTTCAGGTTAGCTACAAAACTGTCCTATACCGTCTTTCTGAAAGTATGGGAAATTCTATATGGGGTAAATTTCAGAGTGCTTACAAGCAGAGATCTGGTAAAACTTTGAGTATTAAGGATGAACCGGAAGCCCTATCCCCTGATAAATTTCAGCAATCACCGGAAGTATTGCGTTCCCAAGAACCAGATTCCTTATCACCATCACACTTTGTTGAGGATCGTTTATCTAGATTAGTTCGTAAAGCTATTGAAAAAGATGAAATTACCATGAGTCGCGGGGCGGAAATTCTTCGATTTGATCTTGAAACTATGCGAGATATTGTCTCCTCTTGGGTGTAA
- a CDS encoding SIR2 family protein yields the protein MPDIINILKVRDDHEPIYFKPIEEQKYMIDEGCPKPNWFSGEELSITDLRGRIEPWLTSLFQSEHLSLLIGSGLSTAIQVLAEKKAKQPVENSDSKECKDSEQLPTKEVHTEESSNDITSDSTEAPQNGMGIPEMDKEFAYSEMIYTAVKRDAKKNNRGAGNIEDYFRVINDLLRGLEIIGDTDNSTKLKNMKETLLNGFISNISEIEKCIAEADEDSRTKAFNNLVMFLMSFASRTGTRDRLQIFTTNYDRVIEAGAELAGLHLLDRFIGSLSPIFRSSRLDIDMHYNPPGIRGEPRYLEGVARFTKLHGSIDWVESGNDIRRIGLPFGAKEIAPYLEAPGLHGVDCTKIMIFPNASKDRETAEYPYVELFRDFSAALCRPNSTLVTYGYSFGDDHINRIIRDMLTIPSTHLVIIAYEDVLGRIIKNYEEIGRPSQISLLIGSDLADIEILTNNFLPKPSIDRATIRMSELLKQRYSANKPIQTQDNKDDSEGSASVS from the coding sequence ATGCCAGACATTATAAACATCTTGAAAGTTCGGGATGACCATGAACCAATTTATTTTAAGCCTATTGAAGAGCAAAAATACATGATCGATGAAGGTTGCCCAAAACCAAATTGGTTTTCTGGAGAGGAATTATCTATAACTGATCTGCGTGGGAGAATTGAGCCTTGGCTGACTTCATTGTTCCAATCAGAACACTTATCGTTGTTAATTGGGAGTGGTTTATCTACAGCAATCCAGGTCTTGGCAGAAAAAAAAGCAAAGCAACCTGTTGAAAACTCCGATTCGAAAGAATGTAAAGATTCAGAGCAGTTACCCACTAAAGAGGTACATACTGAGGAATCCTCGAATGACATAACATCCGATTCAACAGAAGCACCACAAAACGGAATGGGAATACCGGAGATGGACAAAGAATTTGCGTATTCCGAGATGATTTACACTGCCGTAAAAAGAGATGCGAAAAAAAACAACCGAGGAGCAGGAAATATAGAAGACTATTTCAGAGTAATTAACGATTTGCTTCGCGGTTTGGAGATAATCGGAGATACAGACAACTCAACAAAATTGAAGAATATGAAGGAAACACTGCTAAACGGTTTTATATCTAATATTTCTGAAATTGAAAAGTGTATTGCAGAAGCTGACGAGGATAGCAGGACAAAGGCGTTTAACAATCTTGTGATGTTCTTGATGAGCTTTGCAAGCCGTACAGGAACGCGCGATCGTCTGCAAATTTTCACAACAAACTATGACAGAGTGATAGAGGCAGGAGCTGAATTGGCAGGATTGCACCTGCTTGATAGGTTTATTGGAAGCCTATCACCAATCTTCCGTTCATCTAGGCTTGATATTGATATGCACTATAATCCTCCTGGAATAAGAGGAGAGCCACGTTATTTAGAGGGGGTAGCAAGGTTTACAAAACTACATGGCTCTATTGACTGGGTAGAATCCGGAAACGATATTCGCAGAATTGGGTTGCCGTTTGGTGCGAAGGAAATAGCTCCTTACCTTGAGGCTCCCGGCTTACATGGTGTTGATTGCACGAAGATTATGATATTCCCAAATGCGTCGAAAGACCGAGAAACTGCGGAATATCCCTATGTTGAGTTGTTCCGAGATTTTTCAGCTGCCCTATGTCGTCCAAACAGCACCCTGGTTACATATGGATACAGCTTCGGAGATGATCATATTAACCGTATTATTCGTGATATGCTCACTATACCATCAACACATCTGGTAATAATTGCATATGAAGACGTCCTTGGGCGCATTATAAAAAATTATGAAGAAATTGGCCGGCCTTCACAAATAAGCCTGTTGATAGGGTCCGACTTAGCTGATATTGAAATACTTACGAATAACTTTCTACCAAAACCGTCAATTGATCGTGCGACCATCAGGATGAGTGAACTTCTTAAGCAGCGATATAGTGCCAATAAACCTATCCAAACACAAGATAATAAGGATGATAGTGAAGGAAGTGCTTCAGTATCATGA
- a CDS encoding type II toxin-antitoxin system Phd/YefM family antitoxin, which translates to MQIKPSASIRQNYNEIAALCKSTGEPVYLTKNGEGDLVVMDIGAFTRREKMLKLREELLAVEEDRLAGRAGTTPDELDSYLESIIEEVEHGKETSI; encoded by the coding sequence ATGCAGATTAAACCTTCCGCAAGCATCCGGCAGAACTACAATGAGATTGCGGCATTATGCAAGTCCACCGGTGAGCCGGTGTATCTTACCAAAAACGGCGAGGGCGATCTCGTGGTGATGGATATAGGGGCTTTTACCCGCCGTGAAAAAATGCTGAAGCTGCGGGAAGAACTGCTGGCCGTTGAAGAAGACCGTCTGGCCGGTCGTGCCGGAACGACGCCGGATGAACTGGACAGCTATCTGGAAAGCATCATTGAAGAGGTGGAGCATGGAAAAGAAACCTCAATATAA
- a CDS encoding ATP-dependent Clp protease proteolytic subunit, which translates to MDFSRRFLTLFLSLLPILVLVSVLTMQPSFGANGKTLIYSISINDTVTAGTAKNVQRGIHLAERDGAEAIVILLNTPGGLVTATLDILQAMSASEVPVITYVNPQGAIAASAGTFIFLDGHMNYP; encoded by the coding sequence ATGGATTTTTCAAGACGCTTTTTGACGCTTTTTCTTTCCTTGCTGCCTATATTAGTTTTAGTTTCTGTTTTAACGATGCAGCCCTCCTTTGGCGCAAACGGAAAAACTCTCATTTATTCCATAAGCATAAACGATACGGTGACGGCGGGCACAGCTAAAAATGTCCAGAGAGGGATTCATCTGGCAGAGAGGGACGGGGCGGAAGCCATTGTTATATTGCTGAACACCCCCGGCGGTCTGGTCACAGCGACCCTTGACATCCTGCAGGCTATGTCCGCATCTGAAGTGCCCGTCATTACATATGTAAACCCGCAGGGCGCGATAGCTGCTTCGGCTGGCACTTTCATCTTTCTAGACGGGCATATGAACTACCCATGA
- a CDS encoding type II toxin-antitoxin system RelE/ParE family toxin, with the protein MEKKPQYKVIVSGRARQMLAGHVRFLAQKNPAAARRVKNDLIEAILSLHQMPERFPFLNAEFIPLNKYHKMFVEKWYLILYQIKDQTVYVEYIMDCRQDYGWLVR; encoded by the coding sequence ATGGAAAAGAAACCTCAATATAAGGTAATTGTTTCCGGACGTGCCCGTCAGATGCTGGCGGGCCATGTCCGTTTTCTGGCGCAGAAAAACCCCGCCGCCGCCCGCAGAGTGAAAAACGATCTAATAGAAGCCATCCTTTCCCTGCATCAAATGCCGGAGCGTTTCCCGTTTCTGAACGCTGAATTTATACCGCTCAACAAATATCACAAGATGTTCGTAGAGAAGTGGTATCTCATTCTGTATCAGATTAAGGATCAGACGGTATATGTTGAATATATCATGGATTGTAGGCAGGATTACGGGTGGTTGGTGCGGTAG
- a CDS encoding NfeD family protein — translation MNANEKLIHVVSNPMLAMILLMLGIYGLIIGFHSPGFYLPEIAGPISLILGLTGMGLFQGSLPAVLLILLGVGSIAAELFTPTHGVLGVGGLISMILGILYFPAEPLMPQRWFSVFNAAALGVGIGGAVFVAMVVLGVSRLRRSKPVHGEAEFQNATALVVKELNPGGMVRIKGEIWQAFSIDGHTIPEGEKVKVLERQGMTLMAGRMQTTGNENRKKGDNK, via the coding sequence ATGAACGCTAACGAAAAGCTCATACACGTCGTGAGCAATCCTATGCTGGCTATGATCTTGCTGATGCTCGGTATTTACGGGCTGATTATCGGCTTCCATTCACCCGGGTTTTACCTGCCCGAGATAGCGGGTCCAATCAGTCTCATACTTGGCCTTACAGGGATGGGCCTGTTCCAGGGAAGCCTGCCGGCCGTCCTGCTAATTCTGCTCGGGGTAGGTTCTATAGCGGCCGAACTGTTCACACCCACCCATGGCGTCCTGGGGGTGGGGGGGCTGATAAGCATGATCCTGGGCATCCTCTACTTCCCGGCAGAACCGTTAATGCCCCAGAGGTGGTTTTCCGTCTTCAACGCGGCGGCACTCGGGGTGGGGATTGGCGGTGCGGTTTTTGTTGCAATGGTTGTCCTGGGCGTATCCCGGTTACGACGGAGCAAGCCGGTTCACGGAGAGGCCGAATTCCAGAATGCCACGGCTTTGGTAGTTAAGGAGCTTAACCCTGGCGGGATGGTCAGAATTAAGGGTGAAATCTGGCAGGCTTTTTCAATAGATGGGCATACTATCCCGGAGGGAGAAAAGGTAAAGGTTTTGGAACGGCAGGGAATGACCCTTATGGCCGGCCGAATGCAGACAACGGGAAATGAAAACAGGAAAAAGGGGGATAACAAATGA
- a CDS encoding slipin family protein, translated as MIYNWITTIIAAFIILFILTSAIKIIPEYERAVLFRLGRLINAKGPGLVLIIPFIDRIIRISLRVIVFDVPPQEVITRDNVTCRVNAVLFYRVVAPDKAVVNVEDFHEATNQLAQTTIRSIAGTAELDHLLSQREKLNQTIQQIVDDATDPWGIKVVGVEIKDVVLPSEMTRAIARQAEAERGRRAAIIQAEGERQAAEKLAQASEILTGASGGLTLRMLRSLSEVANAPNTTVLFPLPVEIRKLFPSSD; from the coding sequence ATGATTTACAACTGGATCACCACAATTATTGCGGCCTTTATTATTCTTTTTATCCTGACTTCGGCAATAAAGATTATTCCCGAATATGAAAGAGCCGTACTTTTCAGGCTGGGCAGACTGATCAATGCGAAGGGACCCGGTTTGGTATTAATAATTCCGTTTATCGACAGGATAATCCGGATTTCCCTGCGGGTGATTGTTTTCGATGTCCCGCCGCAGGAAGTAATTACCAGGGACAATGTCACCTGCAGGGTTAACGCGGTTCTTTTTTACAGGGTTGTCGCTCCGGACAAGGCAGTGGTTAACGTCGAAGATTTCCATGAGGCCACGAACCAGCTGGCTCAGACTACAATAAGAAGCATCGCGGGAACGGCCGAACTTGACCACCTGCTTTCCCAGCGCGAAAAACTGAACCAGACGATCCAACAGATAGTCGACGATGCCACAGACCCGTGGGGGATTAAAGTTGTCGGCGTGGAAATCAAGGACGTGGTGCTGCCTTCAGAAATGACGAGGGCTATTGCCAGACAGGCAGAAGCGGAAAGAGGCAGGAGGGCGGCGATCATTCAAGCCGAAGGGGAACGCCAGGCGGCCGAGAAGTTGGCCCAGGCTTCCGAGATTCTTACCGGCGCCAGCGGGGGGCTGACCCTCAGGATGCTTCGTTCGCTGTCGGAAGTGGCCAACGCGCCCAACACGACTGTGTTGTTCCCCCTTCCCGTAGAAATCAGAAAACTGTTCCCAAGTTCAGATTAA